A stretch of the Candidatus Hydrogenedentota bacterium genome encodes the following:
- a CDS encoding PQQ-binding-like beta-propeller repeat protein — protein sequence MRPGRKWALVISILTALTEMDVRAADVVWSYRTPNGSIDASPAVSDLNGDGNLEVVVATVNGEVAALDREGRELWRVAHPGRMCGAPAVGDVTGDPSPEILLLNREGVLYCLDGATGNRLWDFKFGDMIDWGATGPVVADLAQCGARNIIACDNSGAVACLDGDGRVLWKRQTDIGHPRWPAAADVAGDEKFEVLVAGDTVALLCLSAAGDELWRVAGPLPGSSPLTGDFNRDGKQEIAVGLGASLALLGNDGRTLWSLPMKGEIDSALSAADADGDGSVELYAADLRGHVLCASVDGDELWTGNAVERVRRSPTIADVDGDGKMEILVAGYSGVLYVYAPGGSLKESIPLPGGATNSSPIAADLAGDGAPCVICPTNASQMPVLRWAQTTGTGTSERVPERDVPVPDLPKVLFGEYRGNAARTGTLPVTDDIGALVIEQLDFGDGYVGSNEFRAVIGNPARHTLTLSLEVRSKDREPWAARTESSHDRLSASLQYMLTGDRTEDLEFVCTVTEGARVLLRRTQHVFLVPFRKELADLRQAIRNAEDFFARMDDTRGLVERTAYIKGLVPGLIERADAAGTGPVTERHALRDELRALVAEIRKVVCLARCAVEKCEPGTPVFVCAANPWAPFGGIDELIEGRFGVDGSIEAFHGESEAAAFIVFNLSGESRQFRVEITTPEPLPAGLKVSGIVSIREVVDAPTQAHDNAADALPRLNEAAL from the coding sequence ATGCGACCTGGCAGAAAGTGGGCTCTGGTCATATCGATCCTGACTGCACTGACAGAAATGGATGTCCGTGCCGCGGACGTGGTCTGGTCATACCGCACGCCTAACGGCAGCATTGACGCGTCGCCCGCAGTGAGCGATCTCAACGGCGACGGCAACCTCGAAGTCGTCGTCGCAACGGTGAACGGCGAAGTAGCCGCGCTCGACCGCGAAGGCCGCGAGCTGTGGCGCGTGGCGCATCCGGGCCGCATGTGCGGGGCGCCCGCGGTCGGCGACGTCACGGGCGACCCGAGTCCGGAAATACTCCTGCTCAATCGTGAAGGGGTGCTGTACTGTCTCGACGGCGCGACCGGCAACCGGCTGTGGGATTTCAAATTCGGCGACATGATCGATTGGGGCGCCACCGGGCCGGTCGTGGCGGACCTTGCACAGTGCGGCGCCCGGAACATCATCGCGTGCGACAACTCGGGCGCCGTCGCGTGTCTGGACGGCGACGGCCGCGTGCTTTGGAAACGGCAAACGGATATCGGGCATCCGCGCTGGCCCGCCGCAGCCGATGTAGCCGGCGACGAGAAGTTCGAGGTGCTCGTTGCGGGCGACACGGTCGCGCTGCTCTGCTTGTCCGCCGCGGGAGACGAGTTATGGCGCGTCGCGGGACCACTGCCGGGCTCAAGTCCACTCACAGGCGATTTCAACCGGGACGGAAAGCAAGAAATCGCCGTGGGGCTTGGCGCGTCGCTGGCGCTGCTCGGCAATGACGGAAGGACGCTCTGGTCGCTGCCGATGAAAGGGGAAATCGATTCGGCCCTCAGCGCGGCGGACGCCGACGGCGACGGCAGCGTTGAACTCTACGCCGCGGATCTTAGGGGCCATGTGCTCTGCGCGTCGGTCGATGGCGACGAATTGTGGACGGGCAATGCGGTGGAACGCGTCCGCCGCTCCCCGACCATCGCCGACGTGGACGGCGACGGCAAGATGGAAATCCTCGTCGCGGGTTACAGCGGCGTGTTGTATGTCTACGCCCCCGGCGGGAGTCTCAAGGAAAGCATACCGTTGCCGGGCGGCGCGACCAACAGTTCGCCCATCGCCGCCGATCTGGCGGGCGACGGCGCGCCCTGCGTCATTTGTCCGACCAATGCGTCGCAGATGCCCGTGCTTCGCTGGGCGCAAACGACGGGGACTGGCACAAGCGAGCGAGTCCCCGAGCGAGACGTGCCTGTCCCCGATCTTCCAAAAGTTCTCTTCGGCGAGTATCGCGGCAACGCCGCACGCACCGGCACGCTTCCCGTCACGGACGACATTGGGGCGCTTGTGATCGAGCAACTCGATTTTGGTGATGGCTACGTCGGTTCAAATGAGTTTCGCGCGGTCATCGGCAATCCCGCGCGGCACACGCTCACATTGTCGCTCGAAGTGCGCTCGAAGGACCGCGAACCCTGGGCCGCCAGGACGGAGTCGTCGCACGACCGTCTTTCGGCGTCGCTGCAGTACATGCTCACCGGCGACCGCACCGAAGACCTCGAATTCGTATGCACGGTGACCGAGGGCGCGCGTGTGCTGCTCCGGCGCACACAGCACGTGTTCCTGGTGCCGTTTCGCAAGGAGCTGGCCGATCTCCGGCAAGCGATTCGCAACGCCGAGGACTTCTTCGCGCGCATGGACGACACGCGCGGCCTTGTCGAGCGTACCGCTTACATCAAGGGACTTGTCCCCGGCCTCATCGAGCGCGCGGACGCAGCGGGCACGGGTCCGGTCACCGAACGGCATGCCCTGCGCGACGAACTGCGCGCGCTGGTCGCCGAAATACGCAAGGTCGTGTGTCTGGCGCGGTGTGCGGTCGAGAAGTGCGAGCCGGGCACGCCCGTCTTCGTGTGCGCGGCGAATCCCTGGGCGCCATTCGGCGGTATAGACGAATTGATCGAGGGCCGTTTCGGTGTGGACGGTTCAATCGAGGCATTTCACGGCGAAAGCGAGGCAGCGGCGTTCATTGTATTCAATTTGAGCGGCGAAAGCCGGCAATTCCGCGTCGAAATCACGACGCCGGAACCGCTGCCCGCCGGATTGAAGGTTTCCGGCATCGTCAGCATTCGTGAAGTTGTCGACGCGCCGACGCAGGCGCATGACAACGCCGCCGACGCGCTGCCGAGGCTCAATGAGGCCGCGCTG
- a CDS encoding acyl-CoA dehydrogenase — protein sequence MILLNPRHHNRPYPDERSREIMLKTIDFFERKGLVRVKEDDRTFKWYADFLAFQKQEKLFATLLTPSAYGGKDCRWDTWRNCEFNEILGFYGLHYWYTWQVSILGLGPIWMSGNEALKQRAARLLDEGAIFAFGLSEKEHGADVYSTEMRLDPDGAGGYKANGSKYYIGNGNEAEMVSVFGKSADSGEYVFFNANYRHKKYELIKNVVNSQSYVSEFALHDYPVPESEILSKGQNAWDCALNTVNIGKYNLGWASIGICTHAMYEAVRHAANRTLYGMKVTDFPHVKQLFTDAYARLVAMKLFALRAADYMRVASPEDRRYLLYNPAVKMKVTTQGEEVINLMWDVIAAKGFEKDMYFEMAARDIRALPKLEGTVHVNIALIIKFMPNYFFNPKAFPETPRQMEARNDDFLFRQGPTRGLGGIQFHDYTAAYDGYDLPNVNIFKQQIALFRESLMAAPPTKEQQKDIDLLLSIGELFTLVVYGQLVLENARIYEIGNDLVDQIFDFMVRDFSKFALQVLGKPSSTPEQVEYCRKMILKPAFDADRYHRVWNEQVLPLKDAYVMNP from the coding sequence ATGATTCTGCTCAATCCAAGACATCACAACCGTCCCTATCCCGATGAACGGTCCCGCGAGATCATGCTGAAAACGATTGACTTCTTTGAGCGTAAAGGGCTCGTGCGGGTCAAGGAAGACGACCGTACATTCAAGTGGTACGCGGACTTCCTTGCGTTTCAGAAGCAGGAGAAACTCTTCGCTACGCTGTTGACGCCGTCTGCCTACGGCGGGAAGGACTGCCGCTGGGACACGTGGCGCAACTGCGAGTTCAACGAGATTCTCGGCTTCTACGGCCTTCACTACTGGTACACGTGGCAGGTCTCGATTCTCGGTCTCGGCCCAATCTGGATGTCCGGCAACGAGGCCCTGAAGCAGCGCGCGGCGAGACTGCTCGACGAGGGCGCGATCTTCGCGTTCGGCCTGTCGGAAAAGGAGCACGGCGCGGACGTCTACTCGACTGAGATGCGCCTCGACCCCGACGGCGCGGGCGGCTACAAGGCGAACGGGTCCAAGTACTACATCGGCAACGGCAACGAGGCCGAGATGGTCTCCGTATTCGGCAAGTCCGCGGACAGCGGCGAGTACGTCTTCTTCAACGCCAACTACCGGCACAAGAAGTACGAACTGATCAAGAACGTCGTGAACAGCCAGTCCTATGTGTCCGAATTTGCGCTGCACGATTACCCGGTCCCCGAATCGGAGATTCTCAGCAAGGGCCAGAACGCGTGGGATTGCGCGCTGAACACGGTGAATATCGGCAAGTATAACCTCGGCTGGGCCTCGATCGGCATCTGCACGCACGCCATGTACGAGGCGGTGCGGCATGCCGCGAACCGTACGCTCTACGGCATGAAAGTGACCGATTTTCCGCACGTGAAGCAGTTGTTCACCGATGCGTATGCGCGGCTCGTGGCGATGAAGCTGTTCGCGTTGCGCGCGGCGGACTACATGCGCGTGGCGTCGCCGGAGGACCGCCGGTACCTGCTTTACAACCCGGCGGTGAAGATGAAGGTCACGACGCAGGGCGAGGAGGTGATCAACCTCATGTGGGACGTGATCGCGGCGAAGGGGTTCGAGAAGGACATGTACTTCGAGATGGCCGCGCGCGACATCCGCGCGCTGCCGAAGCTGGAGGGCACGGTACACGTCAATATCGCGCTGATTATCAAGTTCATGCCGAACTACTTCTTCAACCCGAAGGCATTCCCTGAGACGCCGCGGCAGATGGAGGCGCGCAACGACGACTTCCTCTTCCGGCAGGGGCCGACGCGCGGCCTTGGCGGCATTCAGTTCCACGATTACACTGCGGCGTATGACGGCTACGACCTGCCGAATGTGAACATCTTCAAGCAGCAAATCGCGCTGTTCAGGGAATCGCTGATGGCCGCGCCGCCTACGAAGGAACAACAGAAAGACATCGACCTGCTGCTGAGCATCGGCGAATTGTTCACGCTTGTGGTCTACGGGCAACTGGTGCTTGAAAACGCGCGCATTTACGAAATCGGCAACGACCTCGTGGACCAGATTTTCGATTTCATGGTGCGCGACTTTTCGAAGTTCGCGCTGCAGGTGCTCGGCAAGCCGAGTTCCACGCCGGAGCAGGTCGAGTATTGCCGCAAAATGATCCTGAAGCCCGCGTTCGACGCGGACCGCTACCACCGCGTCTGGAACGAGCAGGTGTTGCCGCTGAAGGACGCTTACGTGATGAATCCGTAG
- a CDS encoding DUF4091 domain-containing protein — MYTDPVARITMDELQRMAPYVDIWCPNRNGFLLDINADKLAFIKQQGRTHWTYECDDNVKHQSPLGYYRAQAWLVWHHGLTGIGFWSYCTSQNDPWFTPPDGHDYLIIYPGQGVVRSKRWYGIRDGIEDYGMLTVLREALAAAKQANASGDAVQRAEQLLGEGASHIGGFCGTGGTTTPGREGLPGMRAQADAQWREFQQTRRRIMDLLRELRVKG; from the coding sequence CATGTACACCGACCCCGTCGCGCGCATCACGATGGACGAACTGCAGCGCATGGCGCCCTACGTGGATATCTGGTGCCCGAACCGGAACGGGTTCCTGCTCGATATCAACGCCGACAAACTCGCATTCATCAAGCAGCAAGGAAGGACGCACTGGACTTACGAATGCGACGATAACGTCAAGCACCAATCGCCGCTAGGCTATTACCGAGCGCAGGCGTGGCTCGTATGGCATCACGGCCTGACCGGCATCGGGTTCTGGTCCTACTGCACCTCGCAGAACGACCCCTGGTTCACGCCGCCCGACGGCCACGACTACCTCATCATCTATCCCGGCCAGGGCGTCGTGCGCAGCAAACGCTGGTACGGCATCCGCGACGGTATCGAAGATTATGGGATGCTCACCGTCTTGCGCGAGGCGCTCGCAGCAGCGAAACAGGCCAACGCGTCCGGGGACGCGGTGCAACGCGCCGAGCAGCTCCTCGGCGAAGGCGCGTCGCATATCGGCGGTTTCTGCGGGACCGGCGGCACCACCACGCCCGGCCGCGAAGGCCTCCCGGGCATGCGCGCGCAAGCCGACGCCCAATGGCGCGAATTTCAGCAGACGCGGCGCAGAATTATGGATCTATTGCGGGAACTGCGCGTGAAAGGGTAG
- a CDS encoding DUF1559 domain-containing protein has product MRRTGFTLIELLVVIAIIGILAAILLPALARAREAARRASCANNLKELGLICRMYAGESPGERYPSNALTLGSNGQAQPGFQKCLWYPRQLYPEYLTDFNVLFCPSSATADGPRKTLEWLQDGHVVSIDYPQGSSTLTRTLSSVQEFMDWSTMGKFLSYAYLGWATTQDSDFFGMLVGQKIGGDSGAAPVELEDMTFNPADYAVADSMGLASIYPNVGVTGSGGQTGDRVTIYRLRDGIERFLITDVNNPAAGAEAQSTVPIAFDTITSGGALTGAPGVGVVAFNHIPGGANVLYMDGHVRFVRYPTGAPDGESIGDYPVTPFVAAAIDRPKPGHPLEPTVIE; this is encoded by the coding sequence ATGCGAAGAACGGGATTCACGCTGATCGAGCTATTAGTCGTGATCGCCATTATCGGCATTCTGGCGGCGATTCTGTTGCCCGCGCTGGCGCGGGCGCGCGAGGCGGCGCGCCGCGCCAGTTGCGCCAACAACCTCAAGGAACTGGGGCTCATCTGCCGCATGTACGCCGGCGAGTCCCCCGGTGAACGCTATCCGTCCAACGCATTGACACTGGGTTCGAACGGCCAGGCGCAGCCCGGGTTCCAAAAGTGCCTGTGGTACCCGCGGCAGCTCTATCCAGAATATCTGACCGATTTCAACGTGCTTTTCTGTCCTTCTTCCGCAACGGCGGACGGTCCGAGAAAGACCCTGGAATGGCTGCAGGACGGACACGTGGTCAGTATCGACTATCCCCAGGGCAGCAGTACGCTCACGCGCACGCTGAGTTCGGTGCAGGAGTTCATGGACTGGAGTACCATGGGCAAGTTCCTCTCCTACGCCTACCTGGGCTGGGCTACGACGCAGGATTCCGACTTCTTCGGGATGCTCGTTGGCCAGAAAATCGGCGGGGACAGCGGTGCGGCGCCCGTCGAACTGGAAGACATGACCTTCAACCCCGCCGATTATGCGGTTGCCGACTCGATGGGGCTGGCGAGCATCTATCCAAACGTGGGCGTCACGGGCTCCGGCGGCCAGACCGGCGACCGGGTGACCATCTACCGTCTCCGCGACGGCATAGAACGGTTCCTGATCACCGACGTCAACAATCCCGCGGCGGGCGCCGAGGCCCAGAGCACCGTGCCCATCGCTTTTGACACGATCACCAGCGGCGGGGCACTGACCGGGGCCCCGGGCGTCGGCGTAGTCGCGTTCAACCACATTCCCGGCGGCGCAAACGTGCTATACATGGACGGCCACGTCCGGTTCGTCCGCTATCCGACGGGCGCGCCCGACGGCGAGAGCATCGGCGACTATCCCGTCACCCCGTTCGTGGCGGCTGCCATCGATCGCCCCAAACCGGGGCACCCTCTGGAACCCACGGTAATCGAGTGA
- a CDS encoding DUF4838 domain-containing protein, which yields MYRALSTVLCLSLLLVVGAPAIADVSIIRNVDPVTSIVLADAPSAQAQRAAEMLQTFLERMSGARVPIVAESGAASGARILVGHSKALEQLGVDVPSGFTTVMNEEGYVVKTLGDALVLAGNEERMYQGTLYAVYDALQALGCRWYFPGPLGEVVPQMDTIVFPDTDRVERPSFRFRNIWYSGWMPASSEDQEWFGEWCERNRVNSLAGLSLPGDGTVTRLVPPEMYFDTHPQVFALGKDGQREREMICPTEPEAAQIAAETIKEAFRSNPDQISFGFGPPDGHPRCYCARCEAAIQGFSGKGFGDPSLSDLWFIFANRVAQEVYRDFPDRWILTNGYANRVRPPEGVGPISPNLGIQSAMLSTCTLHRIDDPRCSQRQLYAQILKRWTDDLRCVFVYDYDPGKSLDGTPFSSLRLLEHDIRWLHDRGVWGFWSEGQNVWMVTQLNYYVRSRLMWNVEEDVEDIVHDFCARFYGPAARPIEKYLWTMQNALDDAPVHAWWSRPIPWMRVLTPVEGKLGEFVEKAERSAGSEAEKTRVHLFRRVHDHLTAYVEMERAAAEGQFAAALEQSQRMALLRDEIESVQHGLLPRDNPLAADHSFSLTSWTRVFEELVARTDGTKGNLIALLPRVWQFRTDPHDEGVLYQWYLTGNGEDWRDIDVTDYWENQGEQDASGRGYWGKAWYRTTFPVAAEAAGRPLTLTLAGVATDRDAGGNRALWVWVNGNLIDAPTGRIDHFRPLDLDVSPWIRPGETNGVAVLVQANRLEATQQNGLYRRALLWSPKDASR from the coding sequence ATGTATCGGGCATTGTCGACCGTGCTCTGCTTGTCCCTCTTGCTGGTTGTCGGCGCGCCGGCCATCGCTGATGTCTCCATCATTCGCAACGTCGATCCCGTTACATCTATCGTACTCGCGGATGCCCCGAGCGCGCAGGCGCAACGCGCGGCGGAGATGCTGCAGACATTTCTCGAACGCATGAGCGGCGCGCGCGTGCCCATCGTCGCGGAAAGCGGCGCCGCTTCGGGTGCACGTATCCTGGTTGGACACAGCAAGGCGCTCGAACAGCTTGGCGTTGACGTGCCGTCCGGTTTCACCACGGTGATGAATGAGGAAGGCTATGTCGTCAAGACGCTTGGCGATGCGCTCGTGCTCGCAGGCAACGAGGAGCGCATGTATCAGGGCACCTTGTACGCCGTATATGATGCGTTGCAGGCGCTCGGCTGCCGTTGGTATTTCCCGGGCCCGCTGGGCGAAGTCGTGCCGCAAATGGACACCATCGTGTTCCCGGACACGGACCGCGTCGAGCGGCCCAGTTTCCGCTTTCGCAATATCTGGTATTCCGGCTGGATGCCCGCCTCTTCCGAGGACCAGGAGTGGTTCGGCGAGTGGTGCGAGCGCAATCGCGTGAATTCGCTTGCGGGCTTGAGCCTGCCGGGCGACGGCACGGTCACCCGGCTGGTGCCGCCCGAGATGTATTTCGACACGCACCCGCAGGTCTTCGCATTGGGCAAGGACGGCCAACGCGAGCGCGAGATGATTTGTCCGACCGAGCCGGAGGCCGCGCAGATCGCCGCGGAGACGATCAAGGAAGCGTTTCGCTCCAATCCCGATCAAATCTCATTCGGGTTCGGCCCGCCGGACGGCCATCCCCGCTGTTATTGCGCACGCTGCGAGGCGGCAATTCAGGGATTCTCCGGCAAGGGTTTCGGCGACCCAAGCCTGAGCGATCTCTGGTTCATATTCGCAAACCGTGTCGCGCAGGAAGTCTACCGCGACTTTCCGGACCGCTGGATACTGACGAACGGTTACGCCAACCGCGTGCGCCCGCCGGAGGGCGTCGGACCGATCAGTCCCAACCTTGGCATTCAATCCGCGATGCTCTCGACATGCACCCTGCACCGCATCGACGATCCGCGCTGCAGCCAGCGGCAACTTTACGCGCAAATACTCAAGCGTTGGACGGACGATCTCCGCTGCGTCTTCGTCTACGACTACGACCCGGGCAAGTCACTTGACGGCACGCCCTTCAGTTCACTGCGCCTGCTCGAACACGATATCCGCTGGCTGCACGACCGCGGCGTGTGGGGCTTCTGGTCCGAAGGCCAGAATGTCTGGATGGTCACGCAGTTGAACTACTATGTCCGCTCGCGGCTGATGTGGAATGTCGAAGAGGATGTCGAGGACATCGTTCACGACTTCTGCGCGCGTTTCTATGGCCCTGCCGCGCGCCCCATCGAGAAGTACCTGTGGACAATGCAGAATGCGCTCGACGACGCGCCCGTGCACGCGTGGTGGAGCCGCCCGATTCCCTGGATGCGGGTACTCACGCCGGTCGAAGGCAAACTCGGTGAATTCGTGGAAAAGGCGGAACGCAGCGCCGGAAGCGAGGCAGAGAAGACGCGCGTGCATTTGTTTCGCCGGGTACACGATCACCTGACGGCGTATGTTGAAATGGAACGCGCCGCCGCCGAGGGCCAATTCGCCGCCGCGCTCGAACAGTCGCAGCGCATGGCTTTATTGCGCGACGAAATAGAATCGGTCCAGCATGGCCTGTTGCCCCGCGACAACCCCTTGGCCGCGGACCATTCGTTCAGCCTCACGTCATGGACGCGCGTATTCGAGGAACTGGTTGCGCGTACGGATGGGACGAAAGGCAATCTGATCGCGTTGCTTCCGCGCGTGTGGCAATTCCGCACCGACCCGCACGACGAAGGCGTTTTGTATCAATGGTATCTGACCGGAAACGGCGAAGATTGGCGCGATATCGACGTCACGGACTACTGGGAGAATCAAGGCGAACAGGACGCCTCCGGCCGCGGCTATTGGGGCAAGGCGTGGTATCGCACCACGTTCCCCGTCGCCGCGGAGGCCGCAGGGCGTCCACTCACGCTGACGCTCGCAGGCGTTGCGACCGACCGCGACGCGGGCGGCAACCGGGCGCTCTGGGTATGGGTGAACGGCAACCTGATCGACGCGCCGACAGGCCGAATCGACCATTTTCGCCCGCTCGATCTCGATGTTTCACCTTGGATTCGGCCCGGCGAAACCAACGGCGTCGCCGTGCTCGTGCAGGCCAACCGCCTCGAAGCCACGCAGCAGAATGGCCTCTACCGCCGCGCATTGCTCTGGTCGCCGAAGGATGCTTCCCGCTAG